CAATGGAATGGCATTACTGCcgctactactgacattactgtagttatggctgctgtcgctactactgacattactgtagttatggctgctgtcgctactactgacattactgtagttatggctactgtcactactactgacagtACTGTAGTTATGACTACTGTCACTGCTACTGACATGACTATAGTTATGGCTGATGTCACTACTACAGACATTACTGTTGTTatggctactgttactactactaactttattgtagttatggctactgtcactactacttgacattactgtagttatggctactgtcactactactgacattactgcagtcatggctactgtcattACTACTGCCATCAGCTTCAATCAGCCTAGTGAACTGTCACCTAGCTGACTGAGCTTCCTCTGACCAGATTGTTTTGTCTGCTGCAGGAGCACAGAGCTGCGGCTGAGGTCAGGCCCAACCTGGAGCAGAAGGACAGCCAAGGCAGGACTGAGCTACACCAGGCAGCGGAGCGGGGGGACACACACAGGGTGCAGCTGCTCCTGGATGCAGGCAGCCAGGTGAACGCTGAGGATCATGAGGGCCGCACGCCCTTGTGGCTGGCAGCATGTACAGGCCGCCAGGATGCGTGCAGGGCGCTGCTGGCTGCCGGGGCGCGGCTGGATATGAAACAACGATCATCTGGCTATACTGCTTTGCATGTGGCTGCATTCTGGGGGTACCCTGCAGTGTGTGAGCTGCTGCTGGCAGCTGGGGCGCGGCCCAACGAGCTTGATGCATACCAGCGGACTGCACTGCACCATGCAGCATGTTATGGCCACCCCCCAGTGGTGCAGCTGCTGTTGCAGCATGGCGCTGAGCGGGGTGTGAGGGGTGAAGACGGACGGACGGCCCTGGACCTGGCGCGTGAGCACAACAAGACAGAAGTGGCGGCCATGCTGCAGGGCTGAGCAGGCGCAGTGCTGCCAATACGATAGCAATACTAttattatacagtgcgttcgtagctcggccggagcgttccgcggcggccttggactgggtgaagattggcgcgcctgccgccagagtagcgctgtagctaccgctgacgcgccagtcagtcgagttggatctgtcgtgagggaaagacgtctgtgcgcgtgttgtgagtaaaattgtgttgtctcgtggtgataacGTCTCTATTAatacactttagaacaacgtatttttctctatgatgcgtatgtgaaatactcttctgcaagaaagtgtcgaagagaatttgaacatcggtttgcgggtgttcgaattcctagcaggtcaactattcatgaccttgtcaataaagtcagacgtacaggatcttctttgaacaagaaacgtgttcaacaacgccgtgtactgacagaagagaagcttgatgaagtaggcccggttagagcactcagcccgcaaatcactgcgacgtttagcacaacaggttaacatttccaagacggcagcttttgtggcaacgaaacttctgaaacttaagccgtacagggtaactgcagttcatgctttacaatcacgagatcctgtaagtagggttaattattgcaTTTGGTTTGTGCAGTCCTTTCATAATGAcgacgtggacccacttttaacgttcttcactgatgaagcgtggtttcatcttcacggtcacgtttctactcagaacaatagatattgggctaccgaaaatccccatattattcatgaagttcctcaccacgctgcaaaggttggggtttggtgtggagtgagtgcgagtagaattatcggtcccatatttttcgacacgacagttgattcacacgtttatgtaacttcaattttaagtaatttttttccgcgactaacaagaaatgaacgattgagtggctggtttcagcaggattcagctacagcgcacacTGCTGCGAATTCTAcgcatgaattgcgaagtgtgtttggtgacagaataattagtcgaggactgtggccacctcgttcccctgacctatctccttgcgatttttatttatggggaacgttaaagaatatAGTGTACACATCTaatccgcacacgttacaagaattgaaggacaacatcacgagagaaatatAGGCAATCcgtcaacatgaacttttgcgagtgaaccagaattgttttcggagatacagggaatgtgttcgagttgaaggtcatcactttcaacatctgttgtgatgcagataaagcctaatgttagtagagtaaTTAGTGATCCGTACTcatgacttgccggtcgtttacgtgtaactctgaCAGCAGGcgtgccaatcttcacccagtccaagaccgccgcggaacggtccagCCGAGCTACGAACACACTGTATCACAGTAACCAGCGGGCTGTCGTTGCTCTCGTGTTGTGTGGCTGTGTTGCTGTTGCTGTGTGCTCAACTTTTCGTGTCAATAACCGCCACTGTTCCTGCTCGTTATAAAGCATTACAAAGCAGCTTCACACGCCACTGACGCCTTCTGAATATtgttatcattgtcatcatcatcagtattCCATtgtctttataattattatacagggacatcattttatttttacttcaatttttatagtactatgtttttgaatgtacttcacttccaccccttttactaatgaagttcaaccgtcctccacacagatccaagaccgcatatactgtcataatagccttacggtcacagtaaacagtacgttccaaaaacatgttcgcgttttctagtgacgaaagaactttcaatattgcatcattttcgcacaggtactgtcgtccatttgcctacgtcgcattccggttttccccaccagcttctattcgcctctctgtaaaggctagtggctgggctgtcttagcacttttctgagaacattaatttctgttaggaattggacgtctgcgtaatattatacaactgtttaaaataacttaaataaaagggtctcgttaagtaattaactgccacgtgatttcctccctttctacgatcctgggacataaccacttggacggacagtagatagtatgtctgagtgattttgtcttttcggatcgaacagaagtgaagattgaatttacagtacgtaaggtactcttttatagagtaggaacagaattatttcaacatgagttactagtgcgaaggacgaaactggtaattggaatgacacacattagaactgaagccagtatcgaaatgaacggccaccattttaaaaaatgtgtttaaatatccatattatgattatttttcaatttaacttcattctctataatgtacgctaatatgctgtagacagtataatatacactgcataatgaatacgtccacatggacagctcagttcgtgagaaaaaaacattcattgttaatactgtactgtattttgattaaacaaaaacctaatgaaaattatcaaactctaaagcgtggtatttcctagtttacgtaaatggatgaactacttttcttccctcctatacctagtaaagtgatttgtttgtatattacgccagtatcatagaactccagtcgtggaagggggtagcaaccgttgatcgaaaggtatagccaggttaatattaaaaatgttagtaaaaataaaatgatgtccctgtacaaattacTGTATGcctatacattattaaaaaatatggaaaaattgtttatgttggtATTACTGTCTGTGTAAAACATGCAGGTTTGGTGTTATTGTGTGATTGCGATACGCCACTTACCTTTGAGCATCTAAACTGTACTATTTCTAGCCCTGTCTGATAACTAAGCTTAATACTTCAGCTACGTTTGTTccttcagtcgataattaggtatgccttaattttctggggaaatggtagctaaattgggagtgtcttgattttgaaaaagaaagccattagaattttatgtcaatcaaactatcttgaacattgtcgacctcttttcaaacaatcacagatattaactgtcataaatatatatatatatatatatatatatatatatatatatatatatatatatatatatatatatatatatatatacacacacacacacgacctagtcctttacactcgacaaaatatagacaattactcattaatagccaataaaactagtacaaatttttttgtcatggggatgaaattatataataagcttcccagtcaatattataagttaccaaccaatagtttcaaagctagattttataattggcttttaattaatactttctactctgtagatgagtttcttaacataaattcatacgaaattgttttttaataaataaagttgtttacatttagttacaattattacattaatggccggtttttccaagtattgttagaaaatttaacgactgttaaactctaaacagtttgttaattaataaaattgtatgttttcaacaccagtttggtttaacagattgttaacagtttgttaattttaaatgtaggatttcgggcagttaactcgtttaacggttaattaaatatggccgatgtctccacagctgttcgaacagaagttgcgaaattaatattctgtgtctctctgtagggaatgtttagcatatgactggtaatataacatttaaaaaatactttggactgtttaaatacatcagtgttattttatgtctttcgtatttcgtatccataatagcaatgaggaaatataaccttactttgtaattattattcagcacgtcacctacaactttcatttgtcaactgtttgtttatggagcatggcctactataacaggttgtcattttatgcaagtttcatgactctataatgtagaatttaaagattaattttagccgatcaaaaattgtcttacatgtgtagaatcattaccaactgctgttgagtagttaaaatagtgctaacagacgttatagttaagtgttggttatcttaaacaaaattatgttgaacaaatggaaaatacattaacaaagcgttaaaaataaacagacggttaatttaacattcgttaagcaaaattaaacattacttggacaaactggctattagagtgaagtgttttcattaattttagagtttcaaaatgttttgtgttttcattctaattaaactttactgttatcaattatacagtatgtgtattttcaaatgtaagttATGTTTTTTTccctcccttctgtattgtgacgaagcctatcactgtatgtttaatgcttaataaattgatttgaattgaatacgtctaagctggaatacagttgcctactctcatactgtacctgacgtcacagcccagaGATACGTCAcgtctgatacaacatagaaccgcatcttactcaccctcactctagtttgtgttgaagccggaacacggtcatagtgagtgttttaaggtatatgtacacctttacgtacaaaaaattttgttttgaataattttgctctgtaaaatttttatacaatttaggatggtaccagaaagaggatgaagtgaacagatctcttgaaattatgtctaaattgcttttaaaaattattttgtttataattttgacgtgcaacttgaaacatgatagctcatgcagtttttaagatagagccacagttttttcactgttttatagctaaaactattctttagtgcctgacatagagctattttttatttttatttacactaaTTAAAGATTGCCATATATGTAacgtacaataatattttatgttgcataaatcatgtaaaaacccatagataattattaactacattaatgttattttactcattgtcaggcactgggggatatttcaagcttcaaaatgacaccaatatcttcttggtagcaccatatttgactgagctatcatgtttgaaagaattaaatattctaaaattactaggcctatttacaagaaatgagccacaaactttcagagcctagaagactccatcatatgtatgtcaccccttaagcagcttcatgtcggtccagtttcagcttctttctgcctctcaaatacctccgccttcttttaacttcaggtgttgaatgtatttttggcatttttgtccctatttccattgatgcaacaaatcttgcgatggtgtttgtcccagggtttatgcccatccttcTCAAAATTGTAATTTCTACGTTTGGacacttattaaaatgacgtacaacatcattgacacatacatttatagttttatgactaacagtaaaagattataaattacttcattatgtacaaaagttttttcaatctaatgatcatgcccagatatctgtgcatctatttcgggactagaaagaagtttattttacaagcaatgctggacgaggggattgactgctacgaagatcactccaaaagtagccTAAGTGactgtggctgatgacgcagcattttggaaactgggacttatctgaaaaaccgtaagtcataaatcgaaaattcttatatcacattaaaggggagaaaattctctattaaaatagttatattttgaaaattctaatttttcatcattttttgcgttttgtgggtgtacatataggcTACCTTAAACCAGTGAGatgtaaaagtcgtattatttacttagcGTAAcccatttgtatttgtgacgaggtaaaatgccgaagacaaaaTGTTGTaagtatgaaaggctggaggacttCATTCAGGATttcggagccaataataatttacattacatgtaaattgtgcaaagtagatataaaCGTTACAAGAAAACActgcattgaaagacactgcaatccaaaaaggcatagaaatatggttgaacgtAACTCAAAAGAAGCAGTACCATTAAACTcagagtacgataagaaatccatgttttgcagggatctatgtgccatgatggtcaatgccaatataccgcttaataaattgaacaataagcactttagagaatttctagaaatgtacacgaaggaacatattccaagtgagctccaactccgtcagcactttgcaccatactttatgaagaaaaaatgtttgtcacaCAGGTAGATcctggccaacttcgggctgttgcgccgttagattataaagtcagtagttgctctacttttatct
This sequence is a window from Periplaneta americana isolate PAMFEO1 chromosome 2, P.americana_PAMFEO1_priV1, whole genome shotgun sequence. Protein-coding genes within it:
- the LOC138712284 gene encoding 26S proteasome non-ATPase regulatory subunit 10-like — translated: MAKPNPIPDLKQRVKTLEGQVRLLLPLIEEVRVLKERLDSRSLHGLEARKEEEKVGSSNNIEELKETLELRERELRETQAEMKRLKEDSERDKAELIQLKQKFEEEHQLRLQQEKSYQDQLEKLRQELEAEREMRRQLEEEHRAAAEVRPNLEQKDSQGRTELHQAAERGDTHRVQLLLDAGSQVNAEDHEGRTPLWLAACTGRQDACRALLAAGARLDMKQRSSGYTALHVAAFWGYPAVCELLLAAGARPNELDAYQRTALHHAACYGHPPVVQLLLQHGAERGVRGEDGRTALDLAREHNKTEVAAMLQG